GAAACACGTGCCCGCAATCTCTACAGGAATGTTaaacgaaggaatcatggcaaagcttgccatactccgaaaagacattgctcgagtctcccagAGACAAAAAGGTGATGACTCCAACTCTGACTGTGAAGACCAGAAGCCATGTCCCAGGCACATCTTGGAAGTGgagctccccaaaaatttcaagatgcccgaaatggcagcttatactggGAACTCGAACCCAAGCAatcacctgtcacggttcaaccgagtcatgacagtcctGAGAGTCAGCAACGACGCCAAGTGTttgtgcttcccacttacttTGAGCGGGTCctcggaggaatggttcaagaaactagaGCCAAGATCTGTGGATTGCTGGAATAAACTGCAAACAAGTTTttggagacagtttgtcgccgcgaGAAAAGTTAATCTGGAGGTCAGCGCCTTGACTCACATCAAACAGCTGCCTACGGAAACATTGAAGAATTTCATAAAGAGGTTCAAGGAAGAAGCCTCTAAGACCAAGAAAGTCGATGACGGACAGCAGCTTGCTCTTCTtcaagcaggcatccgtacagggtCTCCGTTTTGGAATGAGTTACAGCAAGAAGGACCTCCAACCTTCAAgatttccagaagagagtccaaaaatacatcaacctagaagaagcccaaatagtggcctatgtgGGATACTAGCCTACAGGGATAGCGAGGTATGTACCCGGAGCTCAGCTCCCAGGAACCTTACCAACAGCCGCTCCACCGATGAGCGGCATACAATTTTCCAATACTCCcggatatagtcagggccaggcctttGCCCCTGCATCTTCCCACTTTGGAAATCCCTCAGGGATGGGTGGTCAAGCCCCGTCGCACTCCGCTCCGGCTGCGAGCTTAGCAGGTCCCTCTCAAGGCTCCCGGAGCAAGAGGTCCTCAAAAGGCAGCAACCGGACGGAGGATAAGCggcagaaaagggggtacagtCCCCAGtatacccagtacacggagctaacggactcccaagagcgtgtgtatttTGCTACCAGGAAAAATACGCACTATCGGCGA
This Cannabis sativa cultivar Pink pepper isolate KNU-18-1 chromosome 6, ASM2916894v1, whole genome shotgun sequence DNA region includes the following protein-coding sequences:
- the LOC133039311 gene encoding uncharacterized protein LOC133039311; translated protein: MAAYTGNSNPSNHLSRFNRVMTVLRVSNDAKCLCFPLTLSGSSEEWFKKLEPRSVDCWNKLQTSFWRQFVAARKVNLEVSALTHIKQLPTETLKNFIKRFKEEASKTKKVDDGQQLALLQAGIRIARYVPGAQLPGTLPTAAPPMSGIQFSNTPGYSQGQAFAPASSHFGNPSGMGGQAPSHSAPAASLAGPSQGSRSKRSSKGSNRTEDKRQKRGYSPQYTQYTELTDSQERVYFATRKNTHYRRPPPLYKDSSRRDPNKRCKYHNDIGHNTNECKNLKDEIENLIRLGHIYEWIKNRLPHLNPVQAAGALPQGSPGGVAGALAPVALPRDAQKIPGLLPRPNERVAMILGGPHIGGTTRKEPKRYAGAVKHSEVWEVTQLLAQRPRLMDQPITFTEEDAKTVRFPHHDPMVIETPIANKIVNPSQ